In a genomic window of Leptospira brenneri:
- a CDS encoding ArsR/SmtB family transcription factor, translating to MVKRTYNIDVVLQALSDPTRRQVVERLSIGPASVSDLAAPFSMAMPSFMQHLEILESSQLIYTEKVGRVRTCYLNPNPFSVMESWLQVQKSLWETRLNQLDSFLLKTKGKI from the coding sequence ATGGTCAAAAGAACTTACAATATCGATGTAGTTTTGCAGGCTCTTTCCGATCCCACTAGACGCCAAGTAGTCGAACGACTGAGCATCGGCCCTGCTAGCGTTAGTGATTTGGCCGCTCCTTTTTCTATGGCGATGCCATCCTTTATGCAACATTTGGAAATTTTGGAATCTTCTCAGTTGATCTATACTGAGAAGGTTGGTCGGGTACGAACTTGTTATTTAAATCCAAATCCATTTTCAGTGATGGAATCTTGGTTACAGGTTCAGAAGTCGTTATGGGAAACTAGACTAAACCAACTGGACTCATTTTTATTAAAAACAAAGGGAAAAATATGA
- a CDS encoding methyl-accepting chemotaxis protein: MSIRQRVSLSIAGILFVGFLILTTFQIYRTISDLNAEIKENSKITSEKWSFEIQEHLNAMMGVIRGFRFALFYTSPPRESIISSMREILERNDDIFAIWLCYEPNAYEGRDAAFVKKPGHDKTGRFIPYLHRTPDGKINFEPLVDYDNPEGAGDYYLQVKKSNKAKVFGPYEYLAGGKKIQMISLVVPIYPKGKFMGAAGIDLDISTLQEKIGDTRPFRGKGHIAFLSSNGTYVMYGQDKTKLGKKIENPEHLKYYLDNLKLGKMFTIQHDGYTHYFSPFHIGKDPQFWALQISIPDSIFSDQISKVVLSSILISVVILVVVLFFLNFIFKKQISLRLEKAMAFSSQIANGNLAINAEEINQDEIGSLLDSMNQMKNSLVSIIGDIKHTVEKLGNQSNTMASTSQNLSDTSQTQASAAEESSAAVEELSASAENVGKSMEEAVVKMKEIDKSVLTLREEVQNINKEMEYLAKFASESREHAVVGETAMNESTRAMEDIGEKAERISEVLDIITEISEKTNLLALNAAIEAARAGDAGRGFAVVAEEIGKLALQTGSSVKEIGDLVISTNSAVENGNKKVTEAAQVLNLLNSRVKEFETSATRVLGSVLLQENNARDIAQNSNLLTNLNLQIEDAVFEQKRATEEISKTIISISNGTQDVATGSDQLTIVSSEIASQASYLSTQVERFKLN; encoded by the coding sequence ATGAGTATACGCCAAAGGGTCTCCTTATCGATCGCAGGTATTTTATTTGTTGGGTTTTTAATACTAACTACATTTCAAATCTACCGTACAATCTCAGACCTCAACGCTGAAATCAAAGAGAATTCAAAAATTACCTCTGAAAAATGGTCATTTGAAATCCAAGAACACCTTAATGCGATGATGGGTGTGATTCGAGGGTTTCGATTTGCTCTATTTTATACCTCTCCACCACGAGAATCGATCATTAGTAGTATGAGAGAGATCTTAGAGAGGAACGATGATATCTTTGCCATTTGGCTTTGTTATGAACCTAACGCTTATGAAGGTAGGGATGCTGCATTTGTTAAGAAACCAGGCCACGACAAAACAGGGAGATTCATTCCTTATCTACACAGAACACCAGACGGTAAAATCAATTTTGAACCGTTAGTTGATTATGACAATCCAGAAGGTGCAGGTGACTATTATCTCCAAGTCAAAAAATCTAACAAAGCAAAGGTGTTTGGTCCATACGAATATTTAGCTGGTGGGAAAAAGATCCAGATGATTTCCCTTGTTGTTCCTATTTATCCTAAGGGAAAATTTATGGGAGCTGCAGGAATTGATTTAGATATTAGCACATTACAAGAAAAAATTGGAGATACTCGCCCGTTCAGAGGGAAAGGTCATATCGCATTTTTATCATCTAATGGAACTTATGTGATGTATGGGCAAGACAAAACAAAACTTGGAAAAAAGATAGAAAACCCTGAACATTTAAAATACTATTTAGACAATTTGAAATTAGGAAAAATGTTCACCATCCAACATGACGGATATACACATTATTTTTCTCCGTTTCATATTGGGAAAGACCCTCAGTTTTGGGCACTTCAGATTAGTATTCCGGATTCTATTTTTAGTGACCAAATCTCAAAGGTAGTCTTAAGTTCGATATTGATTTCTGTTGTGATTTTAGTTGTCGTTTTGTTTTTTCTAAATTTTATTTTTAAGAAACAAATTAGTCTTCGTTTGGAAAAGGCAATGGCGTTTTCTTCTCAAATTGCAAATGGGAACTTAGCTATCAATGCGGAAGAAATCAATCAAGATGAAATTGGAAGTTTATTAGATTCCATGAATCAAATGAAAAATAGTTTGGTTTCTATCATAGGAGATATAAAACATACAGTTGAAAAATTGGGAAACCAATCGAACACCATGGCCTCAACTTCACAAAATCTTTCTGACACTTCGCAGACACAAGCATCAGCTGCGGAAGAGTCCTCTGCGGCCGTAGAAGAATTATCAGCATCGGCAGAAAACGTCGGTAAGTCGATGGAAGAAGCTGTCGTCAAGATGAAAGAAATTGATAAGTCTGTTTTAACTTTACGAGAAGAAGTTCAAAACATTAACAAAGAAATGGAATATCTTGCAAAATTTGCATCTGAGTCCAGAGAACATGCTGTTGTTGGTGAAACAGCAATGAATGAATCCACTAGGGCAATGGAAGACATTGGTGAAAAGGCGGAGCGAATTAGTGAAGTTTTGGACATTATTACAGAGATTTCAGAAAAAACAAATTTACTCGCTTTGAATGCAGCCATTGAAGCTGCTAGAGCTGGTGATGCTGGGCGAGGGTTTGCAGTGGTTGCAGAAGAGATCGGAAAACTTGCCTTACAAACGGGATCATCAGTAAAAGAGATTGGAGATCTAGTCATTTCGACAAACTCTGCAGTGGAAAACGGAAATAAAAAAGTTACAGAGGCTGCGCAGGTTTTGAATTTGCTCAATAGTCGTGTCAAAGAGTTTGAAACTTCCGCAACACGAGTATTAGGTTCTGTTCTTTTGCAGGAAAATAACGCAAGGGATATTGCTCAAAATTCGAATTTACTGACTAATTTGAATCTACAAATCGAAGATGCAGTTTTTGAACAAAAAAGAGCAACCGAAGAAATTTCCAAAACGATCATTAGTATTTCTAATGGAACTCAAGATGTGGCTACTGGGTCAGACCAATTAACTATCGTTTCTTCTGAAATTGCTTCGCAAGCTTCCTATCTTTCTACGCAAGTGGAAAGGTTCAAACTAAACTAA
- a CDS encoding chloride channel protein codes for MENSSPEQKKVSVKINSLSNFIKWITISGLIAVFVGSASAFFLVSLEKVTQFRESNPYFVYFLPLAGFLIGWIYFEYGKNVSKGNNLLLEEIHSPTSIIPIRMAPFVFFGTLITHLFGGSAGREGTAVQMGGAISHQLVRLFSLSIKEQQTLIILGISAGFASVFGTPIAAAIFSIEVIRIGTYRLRLIFLSLVIAYLSHWVCLLWGVDHSHYQKIPFEFTWIILICLVVLGILSGWVAKIFSAGIHLVSHFLGEYILYPPFRPVVGGFIILLLVVLGLSPVYLGLGLPTLQSAFVNPLPIETFLLKIIVTAITIGSGFKGGEVTPLFFIGASLGNLFGYFDPAHLALFAGIGFISVFAGATNTPFACAMMGIELFGWECGLYFFLTAWISFIASGHTSIYQSQHIGKTKLFSRSSDLGKKIADLRK; via the coding sequence ATGGAAAACTCGAGTCCGGAACAAAAGAAAGTCAGTGTAAAAATAAACTCCCTTTCTAATTTTATCAAATGGATCACCATTTCTGGATTGATTGCCGTTTTCGTCGGTTCTGCATCCGCTTTCTTTCTCGTGTCCCTGGAAAAAGTAACTCAGTTTCGTGAATCCAATCCTTATTTCGTTTATTTCCTTCCCTTGGCCGGTTTTCTGATTGGTTGGATTTATTTTGAATACGGAAAAAATGTAAGTAAGGGAAATAATTTACTCTTAGAAGAAATCCATTCGCCTACCTCTATCATTCCAATTCGTATGGCCCCTTTTGTGTTTTTCGGAACTCTCATCACCCACCTATTTGGTGGATCAGCGGGAAGGGAGGGAACGGCGGTTCAGATGGGAGGAGCTATTTCTCATCAATTGGTTCGTTTGTTTTCTTTATCGATTAAGGAACAACAAACATTGATTATACTTGGAATCAGTGCAGGATTTGCATCCGTTTTTGGAACGCCGATTGCAGCGGCAATTTTTTCAATAGAAGTCATTAGGATCGGGACTTATCGCTTGCGATTGATTTTTCTTTCCCTTGTCATCGCTTATTTGTCCCATTGGGTTTGTTTACTTTGGGGGGTCGACCACTCTCATTATCAGAAAATACCTTTTGAATTTACTTGGATCATTTTAATTTGTTTGGTGGTCTTGGGAATTTTGTCTGGATGGGTTGCAAAAATATTTAGTGCAGGGATCCATCTAGTTTCTCATTTTTTGGGTGAATACATTTTATATCCTCCCTTTCGACCTGTTGTTGGCGGTTTCATAATATTACTGTTAGTTGTTCTTGGTTTGAGTCCAGTTTATTTAGGATTGGGGTTACCCACTTTGCAATCAGCATTTGTGAATCCTTTACCTATTGAAACATTTCTTTTAAAGATAATTGTCACTGCAATTACCATAGGTTCTGGTTTTAAGGGAGGGGAGGTGACCCCCCTTTTTTTTATTGGTGCTAGTTTAGGAAATCTATTTGGATATTTTGATCCTGCGCATTTAGCTTTGTTTGCCGGTATTGGGTTTATTTCTGTATTTGCTGGTGCGACCAATACCCCGTTTGCCTGTGCCATGATGGGGATCGAGTTATTTGGTTGGGAATGTGGACTTTATTTTTTCCTAACTGCTTGGATTTCTTTTATTGCCTCTGGCCATACGAGTATTTACCAATCACAGCATATTGGTAAAACGAAACTCTTTAGTAGAAGTTCTGATCTTGGCAAAAAAATCGCTGATTTAAGAAAATAA
- a CDS encoding FecR family protein: protein MKTSITLITIFLISLQCSRFQFGSSQEKDEKAGAVVTFLQGTILITNQGKESKAKIGDVVRPGDRIITKLGRVDLQTYRGEVIRIKDNSDVLFRDIAGESRPNTDIHLWAGNLLVKSVKLKSGQNLSVTSPTMVAGVRGTVFSFELEKGSVPKVKVYEGAVSVAFKTSPKLIELNEGLSKENYNRLVKTLEENDVVLEPGEKLEVNPNLNELVYLINAKVAAGSLKGDELSGFIDFDNGLSKTTSVVTPQEKAEAETLVAIPAETVKKQIELQNAGTGEVATQEIEKAHEEKRAEVLNQIAAEAAKTGLDDEEEIHNHYSVLETIHKSNGDVLSGAVVAQLGDIFIVHSTKGVFQLSVDDIEYVEYRNFKVQTRSKK, encoded by the coding sequence ATGAAAACATCAATCACACTCATTACTATCTTTCTAATATCATTACAGTGCAGCCGTTTCCAATTTGGATCCAGCCAGGAAAAAGATGAAAAGGCAGGAGCCGTTGTGACTTTCCTGCAAGGAACCATTCTCATTACAAACCAGGGAAAAGAATCCAAGGCAAAAATTGGGGATGTGGTTCGACCTGGTGATCGCATCATCACAAAATTAGGAAGGGTGGATTTACAAACCTATCGAGGAGAAGTGATCCGGATTAAAGATAATTCTGATGTATTATTTCGAGACATTGCAGGTGAAAGTCGCCCCAATACAGACATTCATTTATGGGCTGGAAACCTGCTTGTAAAATCAGTAAAATTAAAATCAGGCCAAAATCTTTCTGTCACTTCACCTACTATGGTGGCGGGGGTACGCGGAACTGTATTTTCTTTTGAATTGGAAAAAGGGTCCGTTCCAAAGGTAAAAGTCTACGAAGGTGCTGTTTCTGTTGCTTTCAAAACTTCACCAAAATTGATTGAACTGAACGAAGGTTTATCAAAAGAGAATTACAACCGTTTAGTGAAGACATTGGAAGAAAATGATGTCGTTTTGGAACCAGGCGAAAAATTAGAGGTCAATCCCAATCTAAATGAGCTTGTATACTTGATTAATGCAAAAGTAGCTGCCGGTTCCTTGAAAGGGGATGAATTATCTGGGTTTATCGATTTTGATAATGGCCTATCGAAAACAACAAGTGTAGTCACACCACAAGAGAAAGCGGAGGCCGAGACTTTGGTTGCCATTCCAGCAGAAACAGTCAAAAAACAAATTGAATTACAAAATGCTGGGACCGGAGAAGTTGCGACTCAAGAAATCGAAAAAGCACACGAAGAAAAACGAGCTGAAGTGTTGAATCAAATTGCGGCTGAAGCAGCAAAAACAGGGTTGGATGATGAGGAAGAAATTCATAACCATTATAGTGTTTTAGAGACCATTCACAAATCTAATGGAGATGTCCTTTCTGGTGCCGTTGTTGCTCAGTTAGGTGATATATTTATCGTCCATTCCACCAAGGGTGTGTTCCAATTGTCTGTCGATGACATAGAATACGTGGAATATAGAAACTTTAAGGTTCAAACTAGATCGAAAAAGTAA
- a CDS encoding alginate export family protein, whose amino-acid sequence MSKRISISYPFLSILLFLNIASLGTAVFGQSAEPTVNPKPELVQEPLPPLPKEEKKEGYSSPQIGNLSSEYLRSLQVTSKQRKALQENKGLWFADKFRVGFGIRPKVDSLNNTDFDKSTADNRNNALTQTQFYIIGDINENVLFKITLQDVRLWGGEVVANGSADQKYGAIANAGTTIDTSKQREVAINNFTGIREAFLDLKTTNQNFRLRTGRQILEFGDGRILGARNDSLNGNSFDALRFTGKISNHTLDLFGSVIGAENNSNSIVSNNSTKLGGVGDSYYGGAHYNWKVADWLGIDLYNYSLFKQQRKASAPPALSETRNYRGDDQLNTSGFRLTNRTKNNALPDSTGIDWMVEAAWQTGFNGERVTPDWLNQNGTYSTNQKTGEPPPLSEAVRYKANIVAVQLGYTPVKEFRIGVQYVQASGDPNRNDSSVGTYNPLFATRRMAGGSLPFAGNGNSGLVFWQNIKDYSLHLKYETSNYGTFIINPHWYYKVKLQDGYYDNNNYVSGSKATGETASTEDYYNSEAYNTTRPKLGNLVATELNFIYIITPFENVSFWFGATVLRAGDAIRNQKNNPYEVDPLHRYDLSPTATMATFQTVFAI is encoded by the coding sequence ATGAGTAAGCGAATATCAATATCCTATCCCTTTCTTTCGATCCTTCTCTTCCTAAACATCGCCAGTTTAGGAACGGCGGTTTTCGGGCAATCAGCAGAACCAACGGTAAATCCCAAGCCGGAACTCGTCCAAGAGCCACTTCCTCCCTTACCCAAAGAGGAAAAAAAGGAAGGTTATTCGAGTCCTCAAATCGGGAACCTTTCCAGCGAATACTTACGAAGCCTTCAAGTAACAAGCAAACAAAGAAAGGCCCTCCAAGAAAACAAAGGACTTTGGTTTGCCGATAAGTTTCGGGTTGGTTTTGGGATTCGACCTAAAGTAGATTCACTAAATAATACCGACTTTGACAAATCGACTGCAGACAATAGAAACAATGCATTAACTCAAACACAGTTTTATATTATAGGGGATATCAATGAGAATGTTCTCTTTAAAATTACCTTACAAGATGTTCGTCTCTGGGGAGGCGAAGTAGTAGCCAATGGAAGTGCGGACCAAAAATACGGTGCAATTGCCAATGCAGGAACTACTATTGATACCAGCAAACAACGAGAAGTTGCTATTAATAATTTCACTGGCATTAGAGAAGCATTTTTAGATCTAAAAACAACAAACCAAAATTTTCGATTAAGAACGGGAAGGCAGATTTTAGAATTTGGAGACGGAAGGATCCTTGGTGCAAGAAATGATAGTTTAAACGGAAATTCATTTGATGCACTTCGGTTTACAGGGAAAATTAGCAACCATACTTTAGATTTATTTGGATCGGTGATTGGGGCTGAAAATAATTCAAATAGTATCGTTTCCAACAATTCAACAAAGTTAGGTGGAGTTGGTGATTCTTATTATGGTGGAGCTCATTATAACTGGAAAGTAGCCGATTGGCTTGGAATTGATTTATACAACTATAGTTTGTTCAAACAACAAAGAAAAGCTAGTGCTCCACCTGCCCTTTCAGAAACAAGAAACTATCGTGGGGACGACCAATTAAACACTTCAGGTTTCCGATTGACCAACAGGACAAAAAACAATGCATTACCAGATTCCACTGGAATTGATTGGATGGTAGAAGCTGCTTGGCAAACCGGATTTAATGGAGAACGTGTGACTCCCGATTGGCTAAACCAAAATGGCACTTATTCCACTAACCAAAAAACAGGAGAGCCACCTCCACTTTCAGAAGCAGTGAGATACAAGGCAAATATTGTTGCCGTACAACTTGGATATACACCTGTAAAAGAATTTCGTATTGGTGTACAATATGTTCAAGCATCCGGAGATCCCAATCGTAATGACTCTAGTGTGGGAACTTACAACCCATTATTTGCCACAAGACGAATGGCTGGTGGATCCCTACCCTTTGCAGGAAATGGGAACTCAGGACTTGTATTTTGGCAAAATATTAAAGACTATTCCTTACACTTAAAATATGAAACTTCCAATTATGGAACTTTTATCATAAATCCGCACTGGTATTATAAAGTGAAATTACAGGATGGATATTATGATAATAACAATTATGTTAGTGGTAGCAAAGCGACGGGCGAAACCGCTTCTACCGAAGATTATTATAATTCAGAAGCATACAACACAACGAGACCAAAACTAGGGAATCTTGTAGCCACAGAACTTAACTTTATCTATATCATTACTCCATTTGAGAATGTTTCTTTCTGGTTCGGAGCGACTGTGCTTCGCGCTGGCGATGCAATTCGTAATCAAAAGAATAATCCTTATGAAGTTGATCCTCTTCATAGATATGATTTAAGCCCAACAGCTACAATGGCAACATTCCAAACAGTTTTTGCTATTTAA
- a CDS encoding SRPBCC family protein encodes MNQESKETFNPELDLVLERIVEVPVELVWNAWTIPEQLKQWFTPVPWKTIDCRIDLKPGGEFYTMMESPEGNLFPNNGCFLEIDYLKKLVFTDSLLPGYRPSGNSFMTAFLTLEAIGTATKYKAVAKHKDPETRKQHEDMGFLEGWGTALDQLVSFTKTLPKTK; translated from the coding sequence ATGAATCAAGAATCAAAAGAAACTTTCAATCCAGAGTTGGACTTGGTATTGGAAAGAATTGTCGAAGTGCCAGTCGAACTTGTTTGGAATGCTTGGACAATACCGGAGCAATTGAAACAATGGTTCACTCCAGTTCCATGGAAAACTATCGATTGTAGGATTGATTTAAAACCTGGTGGCGAATTCTACACAATGATGGAGTCCCCTGAAGGAAATTTATTTCCAAATAACGGTTGTTTTCTGGAAATTGATTATCTAAAAAAACTAGTTTTTACCGATAGTCTACTCCCAGGCTATCGTCCATCTGGGAATAGTTTTATGACCGCTTTTCTCACTTTGGAAGCAATTGGAACTGCTACAAAATACAAAGCAGTAGCAAAACACAAAGACCCTGAAACAAGGAAACAACATGAAGACATGGGATTTTTAGAAGGTTGGGGAACTGCCCTGGACCAACTTGTGTCTTTCACAAAAACCTTACCCAAAACAAAGTAA
- a CDS encoding TetR/AcrR family transcriptional regulator — MAEVSEPTFYNYFPEKGDLILYYIQIWSLQVSVFVKEMELSESGWGLLSALFRYTAKESKKNPRILMEIIAFQAKYKNTMQRPKLTSAERVLIFPNVLEIEELSAEGVEGIIQKALSNAAKNGELPKSTDWKSLGLALGSCFFGVPILSFQLNQNLEKLWIESLRYLWIGAGGTIKE; from the coding sequence TTGGCAGAGGTTTCTGAGCCAACATTCTATAATTATTTTCCAGAAAAGGGGGACCTAATCCTTTATTACATCCAAATCTGGAGTTTACAAGTATCAGTTTTTGTAAAGGAAATGGAATTGTCTGAGTCCGGATGGGGGCTCCTTTCCGCATTATTTCGTTATACGGCAAAGGAATCAAAAAAAAATCCTAGAATCCTGATGGAAATCATCGCCTTCCAAGCAAAATATAAAAATACTATGCAAAGGCCAAAACTGACTAGCGCCGAACGGGTATTAATTTTCCCAAATGTTTTGGAGATAGAAGAATTAAGTGCGGAGGGAGTGGAGGGGATCATTCAAAAGGCATTATCCAATGCCGCAAAAAATGGAGAACTGCCTAAGTCTACAGACTGGAAATCACTAGGTTTGGCTTTAGGGTCTTGTTTTTTTGGAGTTCCTATTCTTTCCTTCCAACTAAATCAAAATTTAGAAAAACTCTGGATTGAGTCACTTCGTTATCTATGGATAGGAGCTGGTGGAACTATTAAAGAATAA
- a CDS encoding lysophospholipid acyltransferase family protein, with protein MGQLQLFVVLCYAIPFLVILFPIGLSFSYVFKITGLDKWSNRINNYLGYFWYRSFFVLTGRKLQFEQGNWNPDGNNRFLICNHTNALEVPLIVALPYLSKSKDVKLSYLGGDIIQRYKIIPLMMHKTIVEAVIYSEKKPNFRNFKTDVLRVLKTRSIFLYPEGERTFTEEIKPFQTGVMKIAYKFNIDLDVFVVSGMMGYSNVQEYSQLKKSKTVYFQFCGSIKAKDYDSFEAYLSAAETLMKEKKKEIEVLEKSAVIK; from the coding sequence ATGGGCCAACTCCAGTTATTTGTTGTTTTATGTTATGCAATTCCTTTCCTTGTGATACTTTTTCCCATTGGATTATCTTTCTCTTATGTATTTAAAATCACTGGTCTCGACAAATGGTCGAATCGAATTAATAATTATTTAGGATATTTCTGGTATCGTTCTTTTTTCGTTTTAACCGGACGAAAATTACAGTTTGAACAAGGAAACTGGAATCCAGATGGCAACAATCGGTTTTTGATTTGTAATCATACCAATGCATTGGAAGTTCCACTCATAGTTGCTCTTCCGTATTTATCAAAATCAAAAGATGTAAAACTTTCTTACTTAGGAGGTGATATCATTCAAAGATACAAAATCATTCCTCTAATGATGCACAAAACCATTGTGGAAGCTGTTATTTATTCAGAAAAGAAACCAAATTTTAGAAATTTTAAAACGGATGTTCTACGTGTCTTAAAAACAAGATCTATTTTTTTATATCCAGAAGGTGAAAGAACTTTTACCGAAGAAATTAAACCCTTCCAAACAGGGGTTATGAAAATTGCTTATAAATTTAATATAGATTTAGATGTATTTGTTGTGAGTGGAATGATGGGATATTCTAACGTACAAGAATATTCACAACTTAAAAAATCCAAAACTGTTTATTTCCAGTTCTGCGGATCCATCAAAGCCAAAGACTATGATAGTTTTGAAGCTTACCTGTCTGCGGCAGAAACTTTGATGAAAGAGAAGAAAAAGGAAATTGAAGTATTGGAAAAATCTGCCGTAATTAAATAA
- a CDS encoding PAS domain S-box protein, whose amino-acid sequence MTSVADKSILLVEDEAILAMFEKQQLEQGGYNVTHVNNGENAIQLIIQAEKPFDLILMDIDLGQGLDGTQTATEILNHKEIPVVFLSSHTEREIVKKTETITSYGYVVKNSGFTVLDASIKMAFKLFEANELTKSKKEHLETVLHSIGDGVIATDSDGKVIRMNPIAEKLTGWSHDEAVGLEINHVFKIVNVKTRSLVENPVDIVLRTNSVVGLANHTVLLSRDGSEYQISDSGSPIKDLNGETRGVVLVFRDITAEYNVQSHIAKQANMLNNVLDAVIGTDFSHRINYWNKAAEKIYLWKAEEVMGKSVLEVLKTDYLNLSSEQVMQRVNLDGSFIGEVVQYAKDGSIRNIEVNQVLLDDESDLPIGYIAVGRDISDRLNAMRRVKESEAKLTEIIESAMDAIISIDQSKKIILFNGAAEKMFGYQSLEIIGQPLDQLIPMNFRSQHDSNIDSFSKTGVSRRAMGALGQISGLRANGEEFPIEASISQISVKEEKLFTVILRDVSVRNLSESRIQKLLLEKENILKEIHHRVKNNMSSIFTLLTLQARAQSESSVQTILYEAAGRVKSMIVLYDKLYHSETDNTVSLQDYFPAIFNEIVAIFPKKVEVKMNILEDTIELNAKLLSSLGIILNELITNSMKHAFNETTNAEIGLKIFRADKKLYLEYSDTGIGIPPSISFENSPGFGLQLIGMLVDQIEGKISIVRQPATAFLLELAV is encoded by the coding sequence ATGACTTCAGTCGCTGATAAATCCATTTTGCTCGTTGAAGATGAAGCCATTCTTGCTATGTTTGAGAAACAACAGTTAGAGCAAGGTGGATACAACGTAACCCATGTTAATAACGGGGAAAATGCAATTCAACTCATCATTCAAGCAGAAAAACCATTTGATCTCATCTTAATGGACATTGATTTGGGGCAAGGTCTAGATGGAACTCAAACAGCTACCGAAATATTAAACCACAAAGAAATTCCGGTGGTGTTTCTTTCTTCGCATACAGAACGCGAGATTGTTAAAAAAACAGAAACCATTACCTCTTACGGTTATGTTGTCAAAAACTCTGGATTTACTGTGTTAGATGCCTCAATCAAAATGGCGTTTAAATTATTTGAAGCAAACGAACTCACAAAAAGTAAAAAAGAACATTTGGAGACCGTTTTACATTCCATAGGTGATGGTGTCATTGCTACTGATAGTGATGGAAAAGTGATCCGAATGAATCCTATTGCGGAAAAGTTAACTGGCTGGTCTCATGATGAAGCAGTGGGCCTTGAGATCAATCATGTATTTAAAATCGTAAATGTAAAAACTCGTAGCTTAGTAGAAAATCCTGTAGATATTGTTCTTCGTACCAATTCTGTAGTTGGTCTTGCCAATCATACAGTCCTTCTTTCTCGGGATGGATCGGAATACCAAATTTCGGATTCAGGTTCTCCCATCAAAGACTTAAATGGTGAAACAAGGGGAGTTGTACTTGTATTTCGTGATATCACTGCAGAATACAATGTCCAAAGTCACATCGCCAAACAAGCAAATATGCTAAACAATGTTTTAGATGCCGTGATTGGAACTGATTTTAGCCATAGAATTAATTATTGGAACAAAGCTGCTGAAAAAATCTATCTTTGGAAAGCAGAAGAAGTTATGGGAAAGTCAGTATTAGAAGTTCTAAAAACAGATTATTTAAATCTTTCCAGTGAACAAGTGATGCAGAGGGTCAATTTGGATGGTAGTTTTATTGGGGAAGTCGTTCAGTACGCAAAAGATGGAAGCATTCGAAACATTGAAGTAAACCAAGTTCTTTTGGATGATGAAAGTGATTTACCGATTGGATACATTGCAGTTGGTCGAGATATTTCTGATCGTTTGAATGCGATGAGGCGGGTAAAAGAATCAGAAGCCAAACTTACAGAAATCATTGAATCGGCAATGGATGCCATCATCAGTATTGACCAATCTAAAAAAATCATTCTTTTTAACGGTGCGGCGGAAAAGATGTTCGGGTACCAATCTTTGGAAATCATTGGCCAACCGTTAGACCAATTGATTCCAATGAATTTTCGGAGCCAACATGATAGTAATATTGATTCTTTTTCTAAAACTGGAGTTAGTCGTAGAGCAATGGGAGCACTTGGGCAGATTAGCGGTCTCCGGGCCAATGGAGAGGAGTTCCCGATTGAGGCATCCATTTCTCAGATTTCTGTGAAAGAAGAGAAATTATTTACCGTAATTTTACGAGATGTTAGCGTTAGAAATCTATCTGAGTCTAGAATCCAAAAACTTTTACTCGAAAAAGAGAACATACTGAAAGAAATACACCATCGTGTTAAAAACAATATGAGTTCCATCTTTACATTGTTAACTCTTCAGGCAAGGGCACAGTCCGAAAGTTCTGTTCAAACCATTCTTTATGAGGCAGCGGGTCGGGTCAAAAGTATGATTGTTTTATACGATAAACTTTATCATTCTGAAACAGATAATACGGTTTCTTTACAAGATTATTTCCCTGCTATTTTCAATGAGATTGTTGCTATTTTCCCCAAAAAAGTAGAAGTGAAAATGAATATTCTGGAAGATACCATTGAACTCAATGCCAAACTTCTTTCTTCTTTGGGAATCATTTTGAACGAACTCATTACCAATTCAATGAAACATGCATTCAATGAGACAACGAATGCAGAAATTGGACTAAAGATTTTTCGTGCGGATAAAAAACTTTATTTAGAGTATTCGGATACTGGAATTGGAATTCCTCCTTCTATCTCCTTTGAAAATTCGCCAGGATTTGGTTTACAATTGATTGGAATGCTTGTCGATCAAATTGAGGGTAAAATTAGCATCGTTAGACAACCGGCAACAGCTTTTTTATTAGAATTAGCTGTTTGA